The Altererythrobacter sp. ZODW24 genome window below encodes:
- a CDS encoding Zn-dependent alcohol dehydrogenase encodes MKAAIIEEVGKPLVIDDISIAKPGPHEVLIRTSACGLCHSDLHFIDGAYPHPVPAVPGHEAAGVVEQVGSEVRTVKPGDHVVTCLSAFCGHCQFCVTGRMALCVSGETRRAKGEAPRLTRGDQTVNQMLNLSAFAEQMLIHEHACVAIDKDMPLDRAAVIGCAVTTGAGAIFNACKLVPGETVAVIGCGGVGLAAVNAAKIAGAGRIIAADPMPEKRELAKVLGATDVVDALADDAAGQIVDMTSGGVDHAIEAVGRQASADLAVKILKRGGTATILGMMPLDCKVGLGAMDLLGGKKLQGAIMGMNRFPVDLPRLVDFYMRGMLDLDTIIAERISLGEINDGFEKMRGGHSARSVIMFEQ; translated from the coding sequence ATGAAGGCTGCAATTATCGAAGAAGTGGGGAAACCGCTGGTTATTGACGATATTTCTATCGCCAAGCCCGGCCCCCACGAAGTTCTGATCCGGACATCCGCCTGCGGATTGTGCCATTCGGACCTCCACTTCATCGACGGTGCCTATCCCCACCCCGTCCCCGCCGTGCCCGGGCACGAAGCGGCGGGCGTGGTGGAGCAGGTCGGCAGCGAGGTCCGCACGGTTAAGCCGGGCGATCACGTTGTGACCTGTCTTTCGGCATTTTGCGGCCATTGCCAATTCTGCGTCACGGGCCGCATGGCGCTATGCGTTAGCGGAGAAACCCGCCGCGCCAAGGGTGAGGCTCCGCGCCTCACCCGCGGCGACCAGACGGTAAACCAGATGCTCAACCTGTCGGCCTTCGCCGAACAGATGTTGATCCACGAACATGCCTGTGTCGCTATCGACAAGGACATGCCGCTCGACCGGGCCGCTGTAATAGGCTGCGCAGTTACGACCGGCGCAGGCGCTATTTTCAACGCATGCAAGCTGGTGCCGGGCGAAACTGTCGCGGTTATCGGCTGCGGCGGGGTCGGCCTTGCGGCTGTCAACGCAGCGAAAATTGCTGGCGCAGGGCGGATTATTGCCGCCGATCCTATGCCGGAGAAGCGCGAGTTGGCGAAAGTTCTGGGCGCAACTGATGTAGTTGACGCGCTGGCCGATGATGCCGCTGGCCAGATCGTAGATATGACATCCGGCGGGGTCGACCACGCTATCGAAGCGGTCGGACGGCAGGCTTCTGCTGACCTCGCGGTGAAGATACTCAAGCGCGGCGGAACGGCGACGATCCTCGGCATGATGCCGCTCGATTGTAAAGTCGGGCTCGGTGCCATGGATCTGCTTGGCGGTAAAAAACTGCAAGGCGCTATAATGGGCATGAACCGTTTCCCGGTCGATTTGCCCCGCCTGGTCGACTTCTACATGCGCGGCATGCTCGACCTCGACACAATCATCGCAGAGCGTATTTCGCTCGGTGAAATCAACGACGGCTTTGAAAAGATGCGGGGCGGCCATAGCGCCCGCTCCGTCATCATGTTCGAGCAATAA
- a CDS encoding acyl-CoA dehydrogenase family protein — protein sequence MDFDLTERQTHWRDRVRDFIETNVRPNMDVYKAQDAEGDRWKVIPIIEEVKAKAKAQGIWNLFMPPQFGRTHVDDTFEFEGPELSNLEYALCAEEMGRLGWASEVFNCSAPDTGNMEVFHRYGTREQKDQYLAPLMNGEIRSAFLMTEPDVASSDATNIETAIVRDGDEYVINGRKWWSSGAGDPRCKISILMGKTDFEANRHQQQSMILMPLDAEGVTIERHLPVFGYDDAPHGHMEISLKDVRVPANAMLLGEGRGFEIAQGRLGPGRIHHCMRTIGVAEEAIAKMGRRLQSRVAFGKPIYKHSIWEQRIAEARTNIEMTRLLCLKAADMMDKVGNKAAALEIAMIKVQAPNMALKIIDDAIQAHGGGGVSDDYGLASAYAHQRTLRLADGPDEVHNRAIARIEFARHAPDGGAAPTQSMSSGDIGATR from the coding sequence ATGGATTTTGATCTCACAGAACGCCAGACACATTGGCGCGATCGCGTACGCGACTTTATTGAAACAAACGTCCGCCCGAATATGGATGTCTACAAGGCGCAGGACGCCGAGGGTGATCGCTGGAAAGTGATCCCGATCATCGAAGAAGTGAAGGCCAAGGCCAAGGCCCAGGGCATCTGGAACCTGTTCATGCCGCCGCAGTTCGGCCGCACCCATGTCGATGATACGTTCGAATTCGAAGGCCCCGAGCTTTCCAATCTCGAATATGCGTTGTGCGCCGAAGAAATGGGCCGTCTTGGTTGGGCAAGTGAGGTGTTCAACTGCTCCGCCCCCGACACCGGCAATATGGAAGTGTTCCACCGCTACGGCACACGCGAGCAGAAGGATCAGTACCTCGCTCCGCTGATGAACGGTGAGATTCGCTCCGCCTTCCTGATGACCGAACCTGACGTTGCATCCTCCGACGCAACCAATATCGAAACCGCCATTGTCCGTGACGGTGACGAATATGTGATCAACGGCCGCAAGTGGTGGTCGTCCGGCGCAGGCGATCCGCGTTGCAAGATCTCGATCCTGATGGGCAAGACCGATTTTGAGGCCAACCGTCACCAGCAGCAGAGCATGATCCTGATGCCGCTAGACGCTGAAGGCGTGACTATCGAACGTCACCTTCCAGTCTTCGGGTATGACGATGCACCCCACGGCCATATGGAAATCTCGCTCAAGGACGTCCGCGTTCCAGCCAATGCGATGTTGCTCGGCGAAGGCCGCGGCTTCGAGATCGCGCAGGGCCGCCTCGGCCCTGGCCGTATCCATCACTGCATGCGCACCATCGGCGTCGCCGAAGAAGCGATTGCGAAGATGGGCCGCCGCCTGCAGTCACGTGTTGCGTTCGGCAAGCCGATCTACAAGCACTCCATTTGGGAACAGCGCATTGCAGAAGCGCGGACCAACATCGAAATGACCCGCCTGCTTTGCCTCAAGGCGGCGGATATGATGGACAAGGTCGGCAACAAGGCTGCTGCACTCGAGATCGCTATGATCAAGGTGCAGGCGCCGAACATGGCTCTGAAAATCATCGACGATGCTATTCAGGCCCATGGCGGCGGCGGCGTATCGGATGATTACGGGCTTGCCAGCGCCTACGCTCACCAACGAACGCTGCGGCTCGCGGATGGTCCGGACGAAGTGCATAACCGCGCCATCGCCCGTATCGAATTCGCTCGCCATGCACCCGATGGCGGCGCGGCCCCAACTCAGTCGATGAGCTCCGGCGACATTGGCGCAACACGCTAA
- a CDS encoding MFS transporter, which translates to MSTKALRTGPLPMRLKIIHGFGAVAFGVKDTGFSFFLLIFYNQVLGMDAGLVSLALLLALLADAVIDPILGNLSDRTYTRWGRRLPWLYAAPIPLALAWVILWSPPGGEPPSFLGLLGIAIVVRMLLSACEVPSVSLVPEITADYDERTTLFRYRYLFGWMGGLSMMVLAYTVFMPGPEGLLQQDGYVAFGIFGAALMAISVIGSAMGQHKLVAHLPATKPEPFSITGAFSEIREAFSEKAFLIFAAGGLAAYISQGMTFSISNYLNLFVWQFNSTALMAYPVVLFVSVVMMFFVVGPMHRRFGKPMSAAIAAILALLIGFLPYVLLLSGFWPEPGTTESTVGLYGFLIFANMFGVVVMISASSMIAEIVEAFEERTGRRSEGAFYSGNWLVQKCATGFGIFMTGQIISASQLSTDASPGSVPADVISTVVFLYGGASLALALIAAYWLGRFPINRADHEARVAAMNSAVRANPDGPGSAP; encoded by the coding sequence ATGAGCACCAAGGCCTTGCGCACCGGCCCACTGCCGATGAGGCTCAAAATCATTCACGGCTTTGGTGCCGTCGCATTTGGGGTGAAGGACACCGGCTTTTCCTTCTTTCTGCTGATTTTTTACAACCAGGTGCTCGGTATGGACGCGGGACTCGTCAGTCTCGCCTTGCTGCTCGCCTTACTTGCAGATGCGGTAATCGATCCGATCCTCGGCAATCTTTCCGACCGAACATACACACGCTGGGGCCGCCGCTTGCCGTGGCTCTACGCGGCTCCGATCCCGCTAGCCCTAGCTTGGGTCATCCTTTGGTCTCCCCCAGGCGGCGAACCTCCAAGTTTCCTGGGCCTGTTGGGCATCGCGATTGTCGTTCGTATGCTGCTGTCTGCTTGCGAGGTCCCCTCTGTGTCACTGGTGCCAGAAATCACCGCGGATTATGACGAGCGGACAACCTTGTTCCGTTATCGTTACCTGTTCGGATGGATGGGCGGATTGTCGATGATGGTCCTCGCCTACACAGTCTTCATGCCGGGTCCGGAGGGGTTGCTTCAGCAGGACGGCTATGTGGCTTTCGGCATATTTGGCGCGGCACTGATGGCGATATCGGTAATCGGATCGGCAATGGGACAACACAAGCTTGTCGCCCATCTTCCGGCGACCAAGCCTGAACCCTTCAGCATCACAGGCGCCTTTTCGGAAATCCGGGAAGCCTTTTCCGAGAAAGCCTTTCTGATCTTCGCAGCAGGAGGCTTGGCAGCCTATATCAGTCAGGGGATGACCTTCTCTATTTCCAACTATCTCAACCTGTTTGTCTGGCAGTTCAACAGCACAGCCCTCATGGCCTATCCGGTTGTTCTGTTCGTCAGTGTGGTGATGATGTTTTTTGTAGTCGGCCCGATGCACCGCCGGTTCGGAAAGCCGATGAGCGCAGCAATCGCGGCGATCCTGGCTCTGCTGATTGGCTTCCTTCCCTATGTGCTTTTGCTGAGCGGTTTTTGGCCGGAGCCCGGAACGACAGAATCGACAGTCGGCCTCTATGGCTTTCTGATCTTCGCCAACATGTTTGGTGTAGTTGTGATGATCTCTGCATCCTCCATGATCGCTGAAATCGTCGAGGCATTTGAAGAACGCACCGGCCGCCGCAGCGAAGGCGCGTTCTACTCGGGCAATTGGCTTGTACAAAAATGCGCGACTGGATTTGGTATCTTTATGACCGGCCAGATTATCTCCGCTTCCCAGCTTTCCACGGACGCCAGTCCCGGCAGTGTGCCCGCAGATGTAATCAGTACAGTCGTGTTTCTATATGGCGGCGCGTCGCTGGCGCTAGCCCTGATTGCAGCATATTGGCTCGGCCGCTTCCCTATCAACAGGGCAGATCATGAGGCGCGCGTCGCAGCGATGAATAGCGCAGTCCGTGCCAATCCCGACGGCCCCGGGAGCGCTCCTTAA
- a CDS encoding SDR family NAD(P)-dependent oxidoreductase yields the protein MRFSKKTAVVTGAASGIGKATVLLLASEGAHVFAADIDAEGGAELATTSNGAIAFQQCDVTSVEDIKTLMDRAAAETGGIDIVFNNAGAGGDPAPIEEIEADGWDRTMDLLLRSVAMGIRYAVPHMMGREGASIINTSSVAAIGPGYSPTAYAVAKAGVLHLTKCAATDLAKHKIRVNAVQPGFIQTNIFTASMNITDEKVAEGKAIISALSEHAQPVQRGGQADDIARAVAYLASDDAGFVTGTSIVVDGGLTIGPRHCWDDTQPSMFTPLRELEDET from the coding sequence ATGCGATTCTCGAAAAAGACTGCGGTTGTAACTGGGGCCGCGTCGGGAATCGGCAAAGCCACTGTCCTACTCCTCGCAAGCGAAGGCGCGCATGTTTTCGCAGCCGATATAGATGCAGAAGGCGGAGCAGAGCTCGCCACTACATCCAATGGCGCGATTGCTTTCCAGCAATGTGATGTCACCTCAGTTGAAGACATAAAAACGCTGATGGACCGCGCAGCTGCGGAAACCGGCGGCATCGACATAGTCTTCAACAATGCCGGTGCTGGCGGTGATCCAGCGCCGATTGAAGAGATTGAAGCTGATGGCTGGGACCGGACGATGGACCTGTTGCTGCGCTCTGTCGCAATGGGCATCCGCTATGCCGTTCCGCATATGATGGGCCGCGAAGGCGCTTCGATTATCAACACCTCCAGCGTCGCGGCAATCGGCCCCGGCTATTCACCAACAGCCTATGCCGTGGCAAAAGCAGGCGTGCTGCATCTCACCAAATGTGCAGCAACCGATCTGGCCAAGCACAAAATCCGCGTGAACGCCGTCCAGCCGGGCTTCATACAAACCAACATTTTTACAGCATCTATGAACATTACTGACGAGAAAGTCGCTGAAGGCAAAGCTATCATCAGTGCATTGTCCGAGCATGCGCAGCCGGTACAACGCGGCGGACAGGCGGACGATATTGCGCGCGCAGTTGCCTATCTCGCCAGCGACGATGCAGGCTTCGTTACCGGCACTTCGATTGTCGTCGACGGCGGCCTGACCATCGGCCCGCGCCATTGTTGGGACGATACGCAGCCCAGCATGTTCACACCGCTCCGCGAGTTGGAGGACGAAACCTGA
- a CDS encoding acyl-CoA dehydrogenase family protein, translated as MSDLDQFRQETRDWLEANCPPEMRQPVRDEGDVYWGGRRAKFKSDAQKSWFEACAAKGYTVPAWPKEYGGAGLDGPQSKVLRQEMSRIGARPPLSSFGIWMLGPALLKFGTEEQKIHYLNEIAQGKIRWCQGYSEPGSGSDLVSMQTFGEDKGDHWVVNGQKIWTSYADEADWIFCLVRTDKANKYQGITFMLFDMESKGVSTKPILLISGNSPFCETFFDDVEVPKDQFVGEVNRGWDVAKYLLGHEREMISGADSGDRTSAIGAAMLRHTGELDTMLRADLAKFDVEALAYGAMGEKFLDEMKAGKGHPAQPNMMKYAGTELNKRRHELMMAAGGSRSLEWDSEETGGGKPSRGWLRTKANSIEGGTSEVMLNVVAKRILDLPGA; from the coding sequence ATGTCTGACCTTGACCAGTTCCGTCAGGAAACCCGCGATTGGCTAGAAGCCAACTGCCCGCCCGAAATGCGCCAACCCGTCCGCGACGAAGGCGATGTCTATTGGGGCGGCCGCCGTGCGAAGTTCAAAAGCGACGCGCAGAAATCATGGTTCGAAGCGTGCGCCGCCAAGGGATACACCGTTCCGGCATGGCCCAAGGAATATGGCGGCGCTGGTCTTGATGGTCCGCAGTCAAAGGTGCTGCGTCAGGAAATGAGCCGCATTGGCGCGCGCCCGCCGCTTTCCAGCTTTGGCATCTGGATGCTTGGCCCTGCGCTGCTGAAGTTCGGCACCGAAGAGCAAAAGATCCATTACCTCAATGAAATCGCGCAAGGTAAGATCCGCTGGTGTCAGGGCTATTCTGAGCCGGGTTCGGGTTCGGACCTCGTTTCGATGCAGACCTTCGGCGAAGATAAGGGCGATCACTGGGTCGTCAACGGGCAGAAGATATGGACGTCTTACGCCGATGAAGCTGACTGGATTTTCTGCCTCGTCCGCACGGATAAGGCGAACAAGTATCAAGGCATCACCTTCATGCTGTTCGATATGGAATCAAAGGGTGTTTCCACCAAGCCTATTCTGCTGATCAGTGGCAATAGCCCGTTCTGCGAAACCTTCTTCGACGACGTGGAAGTTCCAAAGGATCAGTTCGTTGGTGAAGTGAATCGCGGCTGGGACGTTGCGAAATATCTGCTCGGCCACGAGCGTGAAATGATCTCGGGCGCAGATAGCGGTGACCGCACGTCAGCCATCGGGGCAGCTATGCTGCGTCATACCGGGGAGCTCGACACAATGCTTCGCGCCGACCTAGCGAAATTCGATGTCGAGGCACTGGCTTACGGCGCGATGGGCGAAAAGTTCCTCGACGAGATGAAGGCCGGTAAAGGACATCCTGCTCAGCCGAACATGATGAAATACGCTGGTACAGAACTCAACAAACGCCGGCACGAATTGATGATGGCGGCAGGCGGTTCGCGCAGCCTTGAATGGGACAGTGAGGAAACGGGCGGCGGCAAGCCTTCGCGCGGTTGGCTGCGGACCAAGGCCAATTCCATCGAAGGCGGCACCAGCGAGGTTATGCTGAACGTCGTCGCTAAACGTATTCTTGATCTTCCGGGGGCCTGA
- a CDS encoding acyl-CoA dehydrogenase family protein, whose protein sequence is MALFYDDDQSMLADSATQFMAEEGSIKKQLRHWRDRDCPDGFGHDLWKQFGEMGFTGILVSEEDGGLGMGNVEAGIVLEQIGRNLTPSPFLTSSVLAATAIGKGSNDLRGRYLPGLISGEHVFAVAIDEGAKHRPERIKTKAEKSGNGFKLNGQKDFVIHGASADMMIVAARTSGSDDDDDGITLFAVPKDASGLSQDAVRLVDSSVATHAKFDNVELDGDAVIGEVDGGRDVLNAMLHAGRVGAAAESVGVSAGSMDMTVDYLKQRKQFGKLIGEFQALQHRAAHLYSDVEIARAAVIKAQQLLDAEAESAELMVSVAKAKAGTTSNLSVREGVQMHGGIGMTDEYDIGLYMKRDRALSEFLGDANYHTERVAQLSGY, encoded by the coding sequence ATGGCGCTATTTTACGACGACGACCAGTCAATGCTGGCCGATTCCGCAACACAATTCATGGCGGAAGAAGGCTCGATTAAAAAGCAGCTGCGCCACTGGCGTGACCGCGATTGCCCCGATGGTTTCGGCCACGATTTGTGGAAGCAGTTTGGCGAAATGGGCTTCACCGGCATTCTGGTTTCGGAGGAAGATGGCGGCCTTGGCATGGGCAATGTCGAAGCTGGCATCGTGCTTGAACAGATCGGCCGCAACCTCACACCATCGCCGTTCCTGACCAGTTCCGTCCTCGCGGCGACCGCAATCGGCAAGGGCAGCAATGACCTGCGTGGGCGCTATCTACCGGGCCTGATTTCGGGCGAGCATGTGTTCGCCGTTGCGATTGACGAAGGCGCGAAGCACCGCCCAGAGCGGATCAAGACCAAGGCAGAGAAGTCCGGCAATGGCTTCAAGCTCAATGGCCAGAAGGATTTCGTGATCCACGGTGCCAGCGCCGACATGATGATCGTCGCCGCGCGCACTTCGGGCAGCGATGATGACGATGACGGTATCACGCTGTTCGCTGTTCCCAAGGATGCTTCGGGCCTTTCGCAAGACGCAGTGCGTCTGGTGGATAGCTCAGTGGCGACGCACGCCAAATTCGACAATGTCGAGCTGGACGGTGATGCAGTCATTGGCGAAGTCGACGGCGGCCGCGATGTTCTCAATGCAATGCTTCACGCGGGCCGGGTCGGCGCAGCAGCTGAAAGCGTTGGCGTTTCGGCTGGGTCGATGGATATGACGGTCGATTACCTCAAGCAGCGCAAGCAGTTCGGAAAGCTGATCGGTGAATTCCAAGCGTTGCAACACCGCGCTGCGCACCTCTATTCGGATGTCGAAATCGCCCGTGCTGCGGTTATCAAGGCGCAGCAGCTGCTGGATGCAGAAGCTGAAAGTGCTGAGCTGATGGTGTCGGTGGCCAAGGCCAAGGCTGGCACCACGTCAAACCTCTCGGTCCGCGAAGGCGTGCAGATGCACGGCGGGATCGGCATGACTGACGAATATGATATCGGTCTCTATATGAAGCGCGACCGGGCCTTGTCCGAGTTCCTTGGAGATGCGAACTACCATACCGAACGTGTCGCCCAATTGAGCGGCTATTGA
- a CDS encoding SDR family NAD(P)-dependent oxidoreductase: MKLTDLFGLEGKVALVTGGSRGIGKMIVEGLLEAGCARIYIVARKKEQVDETAAELGDKVIGMVGDLSQMDGIQQLADDLASREDKLDLLVNNAGAAWGEPFKDFSEAGWDRTMDLNVKTPFFLTQKLHGLLKAAGTAERPAKVLMIASIDGMKSNPWPTYPYQASKAGLIHLTRRMAAELVNDNIIVNGIGPGAFPSAMNKAARDNEDMVKKGIPSRRVGTTEDMAAGAIYLLSRAGDYVVGTTIPIDGGVVNANIGAGNFVDPAG; this comes from the coding sequence ATGAAACTAACAGACCTCTTTGGCCTAGAGGGCAAAGTTGCCCTCGTCACCGGCGGATCGCGCGGCATCGGCAAGATGATCGTTGAGGGTCTGCTCGAAGCAGGCTGCGCGCGGATTTACATTGTCGCCCGCAAAAAAGAACAGGTTGATGAAACCGCCGCCGAGCTTGGTGACAAAGTCATCGGCATGGTTGGCGATCTGTCGCAAATGGATGGTATCCAGCAACTCGCCGACGACCTGGCGAGCCGCGAAGATAAGCTCGATTTGCTGGTGAATAATGCGGGCGCTGCATGGGGCGAACCGTTCAAGGACTTCTCCGAAGCGGGCTGGGACCGGACCATGGACCTCAACGTCAAAACGCCGTTCTTCCTGACGCAGAAACTGCACGGCTTGCTCAAAGCGGCAGGTACCGCTGAACGCCCGGCCAAGGTCCTGATGATCGCTTCGATCGATGGGATGAAGTCGAACCCGTGGCCGACCTATCCCTATCAGGCATCCAAGGCTGGTCTGATCCACCTGACGCGCCGGATGGCGGCAGAGCTGGTGAACGACAATATCATCGTCAATGGTATCGGCCCAGGCGCTTTCCCCAGCGCCATGAACAAGGCCGCGCGCGATAATGAGGATATGGTCAAAAAGGGCATCCCCTCACGCCGTGTCGGCACGACCGAGGACATGGCAGCGGGTGCAATCTATCTGCTCAGCCGTGCGGGCGATTATGTGGTCGGCACGACGATCCCGATTGATGGCGGCGTGGTAAACGCCAATATCGGCGCGGGCAATTTCGTCGATCCGGCGGGGTAG
- a CDS encoding MFS transporter, whose amino-acid sequence MDKPLDRPLEKPVQGFAGLWNISFGFFGIQIGFALQNANMSRVFQSLGSAIDDLPALWVAAPLTGLLVQPVIGYLSDKTWLGKFGRRRPYFLLGAFLAALSLFLMPMSEVLLMAAILLWVLDASLNISMEPFRAFVGDMLRKDQHTAGYAVQTGFIGAGAVMGSIIPWAMGEMGVANVAADGGIPDTVRYAFWIGGGALFLSVMWTVFTTQEYSPAQMAEFGEAQDGAPLAGPVRALASKSYLGSGIWIVAGAAVALAVNSFSLEKEVYLLGALLAAYGILSAIAISMAKQGNTTGMLISIIGDFSGMPDIMKRLALVQFFSWSALFIMWINTTPVVTQYMYGSSDTGSALYNEGANWVGWLFAVYNGVAAIAAITLLPFLSKRFGKAKTHMFGLLCGAAGYASFFFIRDPQMLIISEIGIGIAWASILAMPYAILASSLPQAKLGIFMGLFNVFVVVPQLLVATVMGTIMKMFFPDEPIWTMAFAAGTLVLAAIAMMRVTVPGEEVGVKA is encoded by the coding sequence ATGGATAAGCCGCTAGACAGGCCGCTAGAAAAACCGGTTCAGGGCTTCGCAGGCCTATGGAATATTAGTTTTGGGTTCTTCGGGATCCAGATCGGTTTCGCGCTTCAAAACGCCAATATGAGCCGTGTCTTCCAATCGCTCGGCAGTGCAATCGATGATCTGCCAGCGCTATGGGTCGCTGCCCCGCTTACTGGCCTGCTGGTGCAACCGGTCATTGGATATCTCTCCGATAAAACATGGCTGGGCAAATTTGGTCGCCGCCGGCCCTATTTCCTGCTTGGCGCCTTCCTCGCCGCCCTATCACTATTTCTGATGCCGATGTCCGAAGTGCTGCTGATGGCCGCAATCCTGCTTTGGGTTCTCGACGCTAGTCTCAATATTTCGATGGAGCCCTTCCGCGCCTTCGTCGGCGATATGCTGCGCAAGGACCAACATACTGCCGGTTACGCTGTGCAAACCGGCTTTATCGGTGCCGGCGCAGTTATGGGATCGATCATTCCGTGGGCGATGGGTGAAATGGGTGTGGCCAATGTCGCAGCCGATGGCGGCATTCCCGATACGGTGCGCTACGCTTTCTGGATCGGAGGCGGCGCGCTGTTCCTGTCTGTTATGTGGACCGTTTTCACAACGCAGGAATACAGCCCGGCCCAAATGGCTGAATTTGGTGAAGCGCAAGACGGTGCCCCGCTAGCAGGTCCCGTCCGCGCGCTTGCATCCAAGAGCTATCTTGGTAGCGGCATATGGATCGTTGCGGGTGCAGCGGTTGCGCTGGCTGTGAACAGCTTTTCACTTGAGAAAGAAGTTTATCTGCTCGGCGCTTTGCTGGCTGCATACGGCATCCTCAGCGCCATCGCGATTTCCATGGCGAAGCAGGGCAACACCACCGGTATGCTCATTTCAATCATCGGCGATTTCTCCGGCATGCCCGACATTATGAAGCGACTGGCGCTGGTCCAATTCTTCAGCTGGTCCGCGCTGTTTATCATGTGGATCAACACCACGCCGGTGGTGACGCAATATATGTATGGCAGCAGCGACACCGGCAGCGCTCTGTACAATGAAGGGGCAAACTGGGTCGGCTGGCTGTTCGCGGTCTATAATGGTGTTGCTGCAATTGCGGCGATCACCCTGCTACCGTTCCTGTCGAAACGCTTTGGCAAAGCAAAGACCCATATGTTCGGACTGCTCTGCGGCGCGGCAGGCTATGCCAGTTTCTTCTTTATCCGCGATCCGCAGATGTTGATCATCAGCGAGATTGGGATCGGCATCGCTTGGGCCAGCATTCTCGCGATGCCTTATGCGATCCTAGCAAGTAGCCTTCCTCAGGCGAAGCTTGGTATCTTTATGGGCCTGTTCAACGTCTTTGTGGTCGTGCCGCAGTTGCTGGTCGCCACCGTGATGGGCACGATCATGAAGATGTTTTTCCCCGACGAACCGATCTGGACGATGGCCTTCGCCGCCGGAACTCTGGTGCTCGCGGCCATCGCAATGATGCGAGTGACGGTGCCGGGTGAAGAGGTCGGGGTAAAAGCATAG
- a CDS encoding LacI family DNA-binding transcriptional regulator, producing MGRAPTGRPTSFDIAYEAGVSQPTVSRALRGDKSVSVATRERIEQIARDLNYTVDKNASSLRSQRSNTLALLFFEDPTPDESGINPFFLAMLGSITRECANRGLDLLISFQKMEDDWHVRYQDSHRADGLILLGYGDYEIYESRLQQLVGQGTHFVRWGSVRDDNVGATVGSDNVGAGRLAGEHLLDLGRSKIAFLGHADDRYPEFADRYRGLCAALESRGLTADAALQKGALTSEEDGEAAVRDLVASGEPFDAVFAASDLIAIGAMRALQAAGKKVPEDVAVVGFDDIPAASVTAPPLTTLMQDVKGAGALLVDALVAQVEGKNDEPATIPAKLVKRASTGG from the coding sequence ATGGGGCGAGCGCCAACAGGCCGGCCAACGAGCTTTGATATCGCCTATGAGGCCGGGGTTTCGCAGCCCACGGTTAGCCGTGCTTTGCGCGGTGACAAGTCAGTTAGCGTCGCCACACGGGAACGCATCGAACAGATCGCTCGCGACCTCAATTACACTGTCGACAAGAATGCCTCGTCACTCCGTAGCCAGCGGTCAAACACGCTGGCACTGTTATTTTTTGAAGATCCGACACCTGACGAAAGCGGCATAAATCCGTTTTTTCTAGCGATGCTGGGCTCGATTACGCGCGAATGCGCCAATCGCGGGCTCGACCTGTTGATCTCCTTCCAGAAGATGGAAGATGACTGGCATGTCCGCTACCAGGACAGCCACCGCGCCGACGGGCTGATCCTGCTTGGCTATGGTGATTACGAAATCTACGAAAGCCGCCTGCAACAGCTAGTCGGGCAGGGCACTCATTTCGTGCGTTGGGGGTCGGTGCGTGATGACAACGTCGGTGCCACAGTCGGCTCGGACAATGTCGGCGCGGGGCGTCTGGCGGGCGAACATCTGCTGGACTTAGGTCGCAGCAAAATCGCATTTCTGGGCCATGCAGATGACCGCTATCCCGAATTTGCCGACCGTTACCGGGGCCTTTGCGCGGCGCTCGAGAGTCGCGGACTGACGGCTGATGCGGCCTTGCAAAAGGGTGCGCTCACCAGCGAAGAAGATGGCGAGGCTGCCGTTCGCGATCTAGTCGCCAGCGGCGAGCCCTTCGACGCGGTCTTCGCGGCAAGTGATCTGATCGCCATCGGTGCCATGCGCGCTTTGCAGGCCGCTGGAAAGAAAGTGCCAGAGGATGTGGCAGTTGTCGGTTTTGACGACATTCCCGCTGCCAGCGTCACGGCCCCACCACTTACGACGCTGATGCAGGATGTGAAGGGAGCAGGCGCGCTGCTTGTTGATGCTCTGGTAGCGCAAGTTGAGGGCAAGAATGACGAGCCCGCAACTATCCCGGCCAAGCTAGTCAAACGCGCCAGCACGGGCGGCTGA